In a genomic window of Thiolapillus brandeum:
- a CDS encoding CbbQ/NirQ/NorQ/GpvN family protein, translating into MQENGRKRSAVSRPRRNDLSQENIPFYLSQGNETDLFQHAWSNQLPVMIKGPTGCGKTRFIEHMAAKLGRPLYTVSCHDDLTAADLVGRHLIGEEGTFWVDGPLTRAVREGAICYLDEVVEARKDTTVVIHPLTDDRRILPIERTGETLKAPAEFMLVVSYNPGYQNILKGMKPSTRQRFVGMTFDFPPPELEQEIILRETGVDEKTATALVKLGNALRVLKDHDLEEAASTRLLIYAARLMKSGLSASEACLAAMAEPLTDDLETRDALMEVIRISLP; encoded by the coding sequence ATCCAGGAAAACGGCCGGAAGCGTTCAGCGGTTTCCCGGCCCCGGAGAAACGATTTGAGCCAGGAAAACATTCCTTTCTACCTGTCCCAGGGAAATGAAACCGATCTGTTCCAGCATGCCTGGAGCAACCAGTTGCCGGTCATGATCAAGGGCCCCACAGGCTGCGGCAAGACCCGATTCATCGAGCACATGGCAGCAAAACTGGGACGTCCCTTATACACGGTTTCCTGCCACGACGATCTGACCGCGGCCGACCTGGTGGGGCGCCACCTCATTGGCGAAGAGGGCACCTTCTGGGTGGATGGCCCCCTGACCCGCGCCGTGCGAGAAGGCGCCATCTGCTATCTGGACGAAGTGGTCGAGGCGCGCAAGGACACCACCGTGGTGATCCACCCCCTCACGGACGACAGGCGCATCCTGCCCATCGAACGCACCGGAGAAACCCTCAAGGCACCTGCCGAATTCATGCTGGTGGTCTCCTACAATCCCGGCTACCAGAATATTCTCAAGGGGATGAAGCCCTCCACCCGCCAGCGCTTCGTGGGCATGACCTTCGATTTTCCGCCCCCCGAACTGGAGCAGGAAATCATCCTGCGGGAGACCGGCGTGGATGAGAAAACCGCAACAGCCCTGGTCAAACTGGGCAATGCCCTGCGGGTGCTCAAGGACCACGATCTGGAAGAGGCGGCCTCCACCCGCCTGCTGATCTATGCCGCCCGGCTGATGAAAAGCGGCCTGTCTGCCAGCGAGGCCTGCCTGGCCGCCATGGCCGAACCCCTCACGGACGACCTCGAAACCCGTGATGCGCTCATGGAAGTGATCAGAATCAGCCTGCCCTGA
- the gph gene encoding phosphoglycolate phosphatase (PGP is an essential enzyme in the glycolate salvage pathway in higher organisms (photorespiration in plants). Phosphoglycolate results from the oxidase activity of RubisCO in the Calvin cycle when concentrations of carbon dioxide are low relative to oxygen. This enzyme is a member of the Haloacid Dehalogenase (HAD) superfamily of aspartate-nucleophile hydrolase enzymes (PF00702).): MSQPEIHGMLFDLDGTLADTAPDLALALNRTLEHFGQPTLPFEAIRPVVSHGGMALIRRGFAMEPDEEGFEERRQYLLDQYLDNICAQTRLFPGMDQVVRQLCQKEIPWGIVTNKPAWLTNPLMAALPMPCTTEVIISGDTLPQRKPHPAPLLLAAQQLDLAPGHCLYVGDAERDIEAGRAAGMSTACALFGYLQEQDRPEDWQADFRLQRPEELLRLLPG; the protein is encoded by the coding sequence ATGAGCCAGCCTGAAATTCACGGGATGCTGTTCGACCTGGATGGCACCCTGGCCGACACGGCCCCGGATCTGGCCCTCGCCCTGAACCGCACCCTGGAACACTTCGGCCAGCCCACTCTTCCCTTCGAGGCCATCCGCCCCGTGGTCTCCCATGGCGGCATGGCACTGATACGCCGGGGCTTCGCCATGGAGCCGGACGAGGAGGGCTTCGAGGAACGCCGCCAATATCTCCTGGATCAGTACCTGGACAACATCTGCGCTCAGACCCGCCTGTTTCCCGGCATGGATCAGGTCGTCCGGCAACTGTGCCAAAAGGAGATTCCCTGGGGTATCGTCACCAACAAGCCCGCCTGGCTTACGAATCCCCTCATGGCGGCCCTGCCCATGCCCTGCACCACAGAGGTGATCATCAGCGGCGACACCCTGCCCCAGCGCAAGCCCCATCCCGCCCCCCTGCTGCTTGCAGCGCAACAGCTGGACCTGGCACCCGGCCACTGCCTGTATGTGGGCGATGCCGAAAGAGATATCGAGGCGGGCCGTGCGGCAGGCATGAGCACCGCCTGCGCCCTGTTCGGCTATCTGCAGGAGCAGGATCGCCCCGAAGACTGGCAGGCGGACTTCCGGTTACAACGCCCCGAGGAACTGCTCAGGCTGCTGCCAGGCTGA
- a CDS encoding Crp/Fnr family transcriptional regulator, with product MIFHRLTDIQFEEVLERAKMITLADGGVLFQQGDEFRRFYLVVSGHMKLFRLAPDGNEKVIELVDAGHTFAEALMFLEQPRYPVGAISLGETNLISIDARHFQEILKSSVDLCMALLGDMSFRLRSLVREIDDLSLHSATCRVAAFILARAPDHRDDFDLDIPKHVIASRISVKPETFSRIIKGLKSKEILEIKGSKVHLLDREALKEAADVCALPVDAM from the coding sequence ATGATATTTCATAGACTTACGGATATTCAGTTTGAAGAAGTGCTGGAGCGTGCAAAGATGATCACCCTGGCGGATGGTGGTGTGCTGTTTCAGCAAGGGGATGAATTCAGGCGTTTTTATCTGGTAGTGAGTGGGCACATGAAGCTTTTCCGTCTGGCGCCTGATGGCAACGAGAAAGTCATAGAGTTGGTGGATGCCGGCCACACTTTCGCTGAAGCCCTGATGTTCCTTGAACAACCCCGCTACCCTGTGGGTGCGATTTCCCTGGGGGAGACCAATCTCATAAGCATCGATGCCCGGCATTTTCAGGAAATACTCAAGAGTTCAGTTGACTTGTGCATGGCTTTGCTGGGGGACATGAGTTTCCGTCTGCGTTCCCTGGTTCGGGAAATTGACGATCTCAGTCTGCATAGCGCCACCTGCCGGGTGGCGGCTTTCATCCTGGCCCGGGCTCCGGATCATCGGGATGATTTCGATCTGGATATTCCCAAGCATGTCATTGCCTCACGAATTTCGGTTAAGCCCGAGACCTTTTCGAGGATCATCAAGGGTTTGAAATCAAAAGAAATTCTTGAGATAAAAGGCAGCAAGGTGCATCTGTTGGACAGGGAAGCTCTGAAAGAAGCGGCCGATGTGTGCGCCCTGCCCGTGGATGCCATGTAG
- a CDS encoding multifunctional CCA addition/repair protein, with translation MTTKTPLNPPEQGLQTYLVGGCVRDQLLGRDHRDRDWVVIGSTEEEMLARGFKPVGRDFPVFLHPLTREEYALARGIGPDGELHTHPGTTLEEDLARRDLTVNAMAMDPAGRLIDPFHGQQDLEQRMLRHMPCFRDDPLRLLRLARLAAQLDFRIAPETCHLAADMAARHLLDKVAPERQWQELHRALSTPSPRHFIEALRECSILHAFLPEIDDLFGVPQPERYHPEIDTGEHVLLALDKVVDLSDDPGVCFAVLLHDLGKAVTPREYWPSHRGHEALGVPLVDRVCQRLRIPSRYHQLARKVARYHLLVHLAFDLKPATLEKLLSDVDAWRNPEDFERFLLAAQADAQGRKGLQEQPYPQADYLRQVFVETQDISAKNVAPGITGRKMGEAIRRLRCEQIGRIKKQQAHRKN, from the coding sequence ATGACGACGAAAACGCCCCTGAATCCTCCTGAACAGGGATTACAAACCTACCTCGTCGGCGGCTGCGTGCGTGACCAGTTGCTGGGCCGGGATCATCGGGATCGTGACTGGGTAGTCATCGGCAGCACGGAAGAAGAGATGCTGGCCCGGGGCTTCAAACCCGTAGGCAGGGATTTTCCCGTATTTTTGCACCCCCTGACCAGGGAAGAATATGCCCTGGCCCGGGGCATAGGCCCTGATGGCGAACTCCACACCCACCCCGGCACCACCCTGGAAGAAGATCTGGCCCGACGGGATCTGACCGTCAACGCCATGGCCATGGATCCCGCAGGCCGGCTCATAGATCCTTTTCACGGTCAGCAGGATCTTGAACAGCGTATGCTGCGCCACATGCCCTGTTTCAGGGACGATCCCCTGCGTCTGCTGCGTCTGGCCAGGCTCGCGGCGCAACTCGATTTCCGTATTGCCCCGGAGACCTGCCACCTGGCTGCGGATATGGCCGCCCGGCATCTCCTGGACAAGGTAGCCCCGGAACGCCAGTGGCAGGAACTGCACCGCGCCCTAAGCACCCCTTCTCCCCGGCATTTCATCGAAGCTCTGCGGGAGTGCAGCATACTTCACGCCTTCCTGCCCGAGATCGACGATCTTTTTGGCGTTCCCCAACCCGAACGCTATCACCCGGAGATCGATACCGGCGAACATGTGCTCCTGGCCCTGGACAAGGTGGTGGATCTGAGTGACGACCCCGGAGTATGTTTTGCTGTCCTCCTTCACGACCTGGGCAAAGCCGTCACCCCCAGAGAATACTGGCCCAGCCACCGGGGGCATGAAGCCCTGGGAGTACCCCTGGTGGACCGGGTATGCCAGCGCCTGCGCATCCCCTCCCGGTATCACCAACTGGCACGCAAAGTGGCCCGCTACCACCTGCTGGTGCACCTGGCCTTCGACCTCAAGCCCGCCACACTGGAAAAACTGCTCTCAGACGTGGATGCCTGGCGCAATCCCGAAGACTTCGAAAGATTTCTCCTGGCGGCACAGGCCGATGCCCAGGGCCGCAAGGGCCTGCAGGAACAACCCTACCCGCAGGCAGACTACCTGCGCCAGGTTTTTGTGGAAACACAGGATATATCAGCAAAAAACGTGGCGCCGGGGATCACCGGCAGGAAAATGGGAGAGGCGATACGCCGATTGCGTTGCGAGCAGATTGGCAGGATAAAAAAACAGCAGGCACACAGGAAAAACTGA
- a CDS encoding YciK family oxidoreductase, producing MQNYQAPSDLLKDRVILVTGAGSGIGRAASIAFATHGATVVLLSKTLPNLESVYDEIEELGAPTPAIYPMHLEGATTHDYEELGEKLESSFGRLDGILHDAAINPYLSRIKDYDPQDWMKVMQVNINAPFMITQVCLPLLLEAEDASVIFTSDAVGRQAKAYWGAYAVSKFGVEALTRTLAEELENSNVRVNSIDPGPTRTQMRKNIFPGEDINLIKPPEALMPMYLWLMGRDSRGTHGQALTWQEEPR from the coding sequence ATGCAGAATTACCAGGCCCCTTCCGATCTTCTCAAGGACCGCGTCATACTGGTCACCGGCGCTGGCAGCGGCATTGGCCGTGCCGCATCCATCGCCTTTGCCACCCACGGCGCCACCGTAGTGCTGTTGAGCAAAACCCTGCCCAACCTGGAAAGCGTGTATGACGAAATCGAAGAGCTGGGCGCTCCCACCCCGGCCATCTATCCCATGCATCTGGAAGGCGCCACCACCCATGACTACGAGGAATTGGGTGAAAAACTGGAAAGCTCCTTTGGCCGCCTGGATGGCATTTTGCACGACGCCGCCATCAATCCCTACCTAAGCCGCATCAAGGACTATGATCCCCAGGACTGGATGAAAGTCATGCAGGTAAACATCAACGCCCCCTTCATGATCACCCAGGTCTGCCTCCCCCTGTTGCTGGAGGCCGAAGATGCTTCCGTAATTTTCACCTCCGATGCCGTAGGGCGCCAGGCCAAGGCGTACTGGGGAGCCTACGCCGTGAGCAAATTCGGCGTGGAAGCCCTTACCCGGACCCTGGCCGAGGAGTTGGAAAACAGCAACGTGCGGGTCAACAGTATCGACCCGGGGCCCACACGCACCCAGATGCGAAAAAATATTTTCCCCGGCGAAGATATCAACCTGATCAAGCCTCCCGAGGCCCTGATGCCCATGTACCTGTGGCTCATGGGCCGGGACAGCCGGGGCACCCATGGCCAGGCCCTGACCTGGCAGGAAGAACCCCGATGA
- a CDS encoding c-type cytochrome codes for MAQAFTKAMARNIFYGGTVFFFLLFLALTFQTHSALPDRDNRQAINDTVALGKKVWEQNDCIGCHTLLGEGAYFAPELGNVYKRFGSTDAIKAFISSRPKDGIPGRRSMPQFNLSDEELTAIAEFLKYVSGINASNWPPSPQG; via the coding sequence ATGGCACAGGCATTTACCAAAGCCATGGCGAGGAACATTTTTTACGGAGGAACTGTGTTCTTCTTTCTGCTGTTCCTGGCTCTGACTTTTCAAACCCACTCGGCACTACCGGACCGGGACAACCGGCAGGCAATCAACGATACCGTAGCCCTCGGCAAGAAAGTCTGGGAACAGAATGACTGCATAGGCTGCCACACTCTGTTGGGCGAAGGCGCGTATTTCGCACCGGAACTGGGTAACGTGTACAAGCGTTTCGGCAGTACCGACGCCATCAAGGCATTCATCTCCAGCCGTCCCAAGGATGGTATACCCGGTCGCCGCTCCATGCCCCAGTTCAACCTCAGTGATGAAGAGCTGACGGCTATTGCCGAATTCCTGAAGTATGTTTCGGGCATCAATGCTTCCAACTGGCCACCCAGCCCGCAAGGCTGA
- a CDS encoding cytochrome c oxidase subunit 3 family protein — translation MEKNKWPPGDLVIWFFILAELLVFGVFFAAYAFTRANNIELFNEYQLTLDRNAALINTVALITSSYFVVRAVAAIRDDNSSRCFHWLLGALFMGVVFLVVKGMEYHHHFSQGINLSTNTFYMFYLSLTFFHFLHVILGMIILLAVALKARSGGYSAAEHTGVETGASYWHMVDLVWMVLFPLVYVMR, via the coding sequence ATGGAAAAGAACAAATGGCCACCAGGTGACCTCGTTATCTGGTTCTTCATCCTGGCGGAGCTGCTGGTGTTCGGCGTATTCTTCGCCGCCTATGCATTCACCCGCGCCAACAACATCGAGCTGTTCAATGAATATCAGCTGACCCTGGACCGTAATGCGGCGCTGATCAACACGGTAGCGTTGATCACCAGCAGCTACTTCGTGGTACGGGCGGTGGCGGCCATCCGCGACGACAACAGTAGCCGTTGCTTTCACTGGCTGTTGGGAGCGTTATTCATGGGCGTCGTCTTCCTGGTCGTGAAGGGCATGGAATATCACCATCACTTCTCCCAGGGCATCAACCTCAGCACCAACACCTTTTACATGTTCTACCTGTCACTGACTTTCTTCCATTTCCTGCATGTGATTCTGGGAATGATCATTCTGCTGGCCGTCGCCCTGAAAGCCCGATCCGGAGGCTACAGCGCAGCAGAACACACGGGCGTGGAAACCGGTGCATCCTACTGGCATATGGTGGATCTGGTATGGATGGTTCTGTTCCCCCTGGTCTATGTCATGAGGTAA
- a CDS encoding cbb3-type cytochrome c oxidase subunit I, which translates to MKYESQKVAKLYFIAAIGLFVGQILFGLILGAQYVLGDFLFPEIPFNVARMVHTNLLIVWLLFGFMGAAYYLVPEEAETELFAPWLAKLMFWIFLAAGAATILGYLLVPYATLAELTMNDLLPTMGREFLEQPTITKLGIVVVALAFLFNIGMTILKGRKTVVNLVLLMGLTGLAVFFLFSFYNPVNVVMDKYYWWWVVHLWVEGVWELILGSILAFILIKTTGVDREVIEKWLYIIIAMTLITGIIGTGHHYYWIGTPEFWQWWGSIFSAMEPIPFFMMTVYAFNMVNKRRRNHPNKAAVLWALGTAVMAFLGAGVWGFLHTLAPVNYYTHGTQITAAHGHMAFYGAYVMIVLAMISYSMPLMRGREACNSARSQSLEMWSFWLMTISIVFITLFLTGAGILQVYLQRFSDNPMPFMVVQEKIALFYWLREIAGLVFLLGLVLYIASFFVGKNEPEATVELAK; encoded by the coding sequence ATGAAATATGAATCTCAAAAGGTTGCCAAGCTGTATTTTATCGCGGCAATCGGACTATTCGTGGGACAGATACTGTTCGGCCTGATCCTGGGCGCCCAGTATGTACTGGGAGACTTCCTGTTCCCTGAAATCCCTTTCAACGTGGCCCGCATGGTCCATACCAACCTGCTGATCGTATGGCTGCTGTTCGGCTTCATGGGCGCCGCCTATTACCTGGTGCCTGAAGAGGCGGAAACCGAACTCTTTGCGCCCTGGCTGGCCAAACTGATGTTCTGGATCTTCCTGGCCGCTGGCGCTGCCACTATTCTTGGTTACCTGCTGGTGCCCTATGCCACCCTGGCAGAGCTGACCATGAACGACCTGCTGCCCACCATGGGCCGTGAGTTCCTGGAACAACCCACCATTACCAAGTTGGGTATCGTGGTCGTGGCCCTGGCCTTCCTGTTCAACATCGGCATGACCATCCTCAAAGGTCGCAAGACCGTGGTCAACCTGGTGTTGCTCATGGGTCTCACCGGTCTGGCCGTATTCTTCCTGTTCTCTTTCTACAACCCCGTGAACGTCGTAATGGACAAGTACTACTGGTGGTGGGTAGTGCATCTGTGGGTTGAAGGTGTTTGGGAACTGATCCTGGGCTCCATCCTGGCCTTCATTCTGATCAAGACCACCGGCGTGGATCGCGAGGTCATTGAAAAGTGGCTGTACATCATCATCGCCATGACCCTGATCACCGGCATCATCGGGACGGGCCACCACTACTACTGGATCGGTACACCGGAATTCTGGCAGTGGTGGGGTTCCATCTTCTCCGCCATGGAGCCGATTCCCTTCTTCATGATGACGGTGTATGCGTTCAATATGGTGAACAAGCGCCGCCGCAACCACCCCAACAAGGCTGCCGTCCTGTGGGCCCTGGGTACCGCGGTAATGGCCTTCCTCGGTGCTGGCGTGTGGGGCTTCCTGCATACTCTGGCTCCCGTGAACTACTACACTCACGGCACCCAGATCACCGCTGCCCACGGCCACATGGCTTTCTATGGCGCTTACGTGATGATCGTGCTGGCCATGATCTCCTACTCCATGCCACTGATGCGCGGTCGCGAAGCCTGTAACAGCGCCCGGTCACAGAGCCTGGAAATGTGGTCCTTCTGGCTGATGACCATCTCTATCGTGTTCATCACTCTGTTCCTCACCGGCGCGGGTATTCTGCAGGTCTATCTGCAGCGCTTCAGCGACAACCCCATGCCTTTCATGGTGGTACAGGAGAAGATCGCACTGTTCTACTGGCTGCGTGAGATCGCTGGCTTGGTATTCCTGCTGGGACTGGTGCTTTATATCGCCAGCTTCTTTGTCGGCAAGAATGAGCCGGAGGCCACAGTGGAACTGGCCAAGTAA
- a CDS encoding putative signal transducing protein — protein MTPVFDALNSLEAHLVKIRLIGEGIDAKVGGDYLQGAMGELPALGFLKVWVEDRDAVRARAILARANETSGHEHDDENAPESS, from the coding sequence TTGACTCCCGTATTCGACGCTCTCAACTCCCTGGAAGCTCACCTGGTGAAAATCCGCCTCATCGGCGAAGGCATCGACGCCAAGGTGGGTGGCGACTATCTTCAAGGGGCCATGGGCGAACTGCCCGCACTGGGTTTTCTCAAAGTCTGGGTGGAAGACCGGGATGCCGTTCGCGCCAGGGCCATCCTCGCCCGGGCCAATGAAACGTCCGGCCACGAGCATGACGACGAAAACGCCCCTGAATCCTCCTGA
- a CDS encoding cytochrome C oxidase subunit IV family protein, whose translation MEDKKFIRPCTLIYILLLALTVTTWFIGTQELSGLQISLLVLGFALLKGQLIGDYFMGLKQVSGFWRWPVTLWLILVGSLVTYAFNISA comes from the coding sequence ATGGAAGACAAGAAATTCATTCGCCCCTGCACCCTCATCTATATTCTGCTGCTGGCCCTGACCGTCACCACCTGGTTCATCGGCACACAGGAGCTCTCCGGCCTGCAGATCTCCCTGCTGGTGCTGGGGTTTGCCCTGCTGAAGGGACAGCTGATCGGTGATTACTTCATGGGATTGAAACAGGTTTCCGGCTTCTGGCGCTGGCCTGTTACACTCTGGCTGATTCTGGTAGGGTCTCTGGTCACCTATGCTTTCAACATCAGTGCCTGA